In Armatimonadota bacterium, the following are encoded in one genomic region:
- the ftsE gene encoding cell division ATP-binding protein FtsE, which produces MIEFRNVSVIYPNNIQALRDVSLRIEKGEFVFIVGPTGTGKSTLLKLIYREEVATSGKAIVNGLDVKRLRGNAIARLRRGIGVVFQDFGLLPRKTARENIAFALYVTGAPRKEIKTRVAEVLDLVGLLDRANAYPDQLSGGEQQRIAIARALVNNPPILLADEPTGNLDPETSLEIIRLLERINMRGTTVVVASHDKHIVDHMKKRVIALDKGEIIRDEAKGTYHELAKS; this is translated from the coding sequence ATGATTGAGTTTAGAAACGTATCGGTAATCTACCCCAATAATATTCAAGCGCTTCGAGACGTAAGCTTGCGGATCGAAAAGGGCGAATTTGTATTTATCGTCGGCCCTACTGGAACCGGCAAGTCCACGTTGCTTAAGCTAATTTATCGCGAAGAAGTCGCCACAAGCGGCAAAGCTATTGTAAATGGTTTGGATGTCAAAAGGCTTCGTGGCAATGCAATTGCGCGCCTTCGCAGAGGGATTGGCGTTGTATTTCAGGATTTCGGCCTGCTTCCAAGAAAAACTGCACGCGAGAATATAGCTTTTGCTTTATACGTAACCGGTGCACCTCGAAAAGAGATTAAAACGAGGGTAGCTGAGGTACTCGACTTGGTCGGGCTCCTTGACCGAGCAAATGCATATCCTGACCAGCTCTCTGGCGGCGAGCAACAGCGCATTGCAATCGCAAGGGCGCTGGTAAACAATCCTCCAATTCTCCTAGCAGATGAACCTACTGGCAATCTCGACCCCGAAACATCTTTGGAAATCATCCGGCTTCTTGAGCGTATAAATATGCGCGGCACTACCGTCGTAGTTGCCAGCCATGACAAACACATCGTAGACCACATGAAGAAGCGGGTGATTGCCCTCGACAAGGGAGAAATCATTAGAGACGAGGCAAAAGGCACATATCATGAGCTTGCGAAGTCTTGA
- the dapA gene encoding 4-hydroxy-tetrahydrodipicolinate synthase produces the protein MDFRGAWTALITPMTADGEIDWEGLEKNIQFQIEQGITGLVPTGTTGESPTLSWDEHNSVIKVCLDMSAGRCQVIAGTGSNSTQEAAESTEHAFENGAKAALLVDCYYNGPSSLELRNEYYGVLAEMFPEVFFVPYVIPGRSGTALAVEDLAILADEYPNIRAVKEATGDLERMARTRELLGDDFAILSGDDDLTFKMMTSSSIRAQGVISVISNVAPKAVAQMVANILNGNLEAATALRDALNPLFGIVTVKAESKRCLPNGEVVVVQDRFRNPLGIKILMNGLGMPAGPARQPLGRMTPEGVQIVRNALHTVWKQNPEILAPIGDFFGIDVEARIYEDSHWTNFCYP, from the coding sequence ATGGATTTTCGAGGGGCATGGACTGCGCTTATTACTCCAATGACAGCGGATGGTGAAATTGACTGGGAGGGTCTCGAAAAGAATATCCAATTTCAAATAGAGCAAGGGATTACTGGTTTGGTTCCGACTGGGACAACGGGCGAATCTCCAACGTTGAGTTGGGACGAGCACAATTCTGTAATCAAAGTTTGTCTTGACATGAGTGCAGGCCGCTGTCAGGTCATTGCGGGCACAGGAAGCAATTCAACCCAGGAAGCTGCCGAGAGCACGGAGCATGCTTTTGAAAATGGCGCTAAAGCAGCTCTTCTCGTAGATTGTTACTACAATGGACCGTCATCATTGGAATTGCGTAACGAGTACTACGGCGTGCTGGCGGAAATGTTTCCTGAGGTATTCTTTGTGCCTTACGTTATTCCTGGTCGGTCTGGAACTGCGCTTGCGGTTGAGGACCTTGCAATCCTTGCGGATGAGTATCCCAATATTCGCGCGGTCAAAGAGGCGACGGGAGACCTCGAGCGGATGGCGCGAACAAGAGAGCTTCTTGGCGATGATTTTGCCATTCTCTCAGGAGATGATGATTTGACCTTCAAAATGATGACGTCATCTTCGATAAGGGCTCAAGGCGTAATTTCAGTTATCTCGAACGTTGCGCCGAAAGCTGTCGCGCAAATGGTAGCAAATATCCTTAACGGCAATTTGGAAGCCGCCACGGCCCTCAGAGATGCTTTGAATCCACTCTTCGGCATAGTAACAGTCAAAGCCGAAAGCAAGCGTTGTCTTCCAAATGGCGAAGTTGTGGTTGTGCAGGATCGTTTCCGCAATCCCTTGGGCATTAAAATTCTCATGAACGGCCTTGGAATGCCTGCCGGTCCCGCCCGTCAGCCGCTTGGAAGGATGACACCTGAGGGTGTGCAGATTGTTCGCAATGCGTTGCACACAGTTTGGAAGCAGAACCCAGAAATCCTTGCGCCAATCGGCGATTTCTTTGGCATAGATGTCGAAGCAAGGATATACGAGGATTCTCACTGGACGAACTTTTGCTATCCTTAG
- a CDS encoding peptidoglycan DD-metalloendopeptidase family protein, with translation MGQPQKLGARFALAVLIISVMSATPIDAKKQSITSIKRQLQQVARNMNQYRSRLKVVKRQKIYAYQNLVAAERKLSISQAKLADIRTQLARTRKKIELTRAELEKTKQRLKKRNELLATRIADTYKHGSMSYIGILLGAADFSDLLSRGYVVRKVLEKDAEIIESIKRDKAAIEQYQAQLEAQERERRRLEYQQEIETRAAAEWAEEKERNLKRIQSEAAELERALAELEQTSRRLGEMLRRMHRAASISRKDIPMWSGGWLRPVPGAVTSGFGMRMHPILKRYIHHDGIDLRAAYGTPIRAAADGIVKFSGVCGGYGKTVIIYHGGNIDTLYAHCSRLAVSVNQKVKQGQIIGYVGSTGLSTGPHLHFEFRVNGTPKKPPF, from the coding sequence TTGGGGCAGCCGCAAAAACTTGGAGCTAGGTTTGCATTAGCAGTCTTAATCATCAGCGTCATGTCTGCGACGCCGATTGATGCAAAAAAGCAAAGCATAACAAGCATCAAGCGGCAACTCCAGCAGGTTGCCCGAAATATGAACCAGTATCGAAGCAGGCTAAAAGTTGTAAAACGGCAAAAGATTTATGCCTATCAAAACCTAGTTGCCGCTGAACGAAAACTTTCGATTTCGCAAGCAAAACTTGCCGATATTCGCACACAGCTTGCGCGCACTCGTAAAAAAATCGAATTAACACGCGCAGAACTGGAAAAAACAAAGCAAAGGCTCAAGAAAAGAAACGAGTTGCTTGCAACACGCATAGCGGATACATACAAACATGGAAGCATGAGCTATATTGGCATTCTTCTTGGCGCGGCTGACTTTTCAGATCTTCTAAGCCGCGGATATGTTGTTCGGAAGGTATTAGAAAAAGACGCTGAAATCATCGAATCCATTAAAAGGGACAAAGCCGCAATTGAGCAATACCAAGCACAACTTGAGGCTCAAGAACGAGAGCGAAGGCGGCTGGAATATCAACAAGAAATCGAGACACGCGCGGCGGCGGAATGGGCTGAGGAAAAAGAACGTAACTTAAAGCGAATACAAAGCGAAGCCGCGGAGCTGGAGCGCGCCCTTGCCGAGCTTGAGCAAACATCTCGCCGCTTGGGCGAAATGCTGCGGCGGATGCATAGAGCCGCATCAATTAGCAGAAAAGATATTCCTATGTGGTCTGGCGGATGGCTAAGGCCAGTGCCTGGTGCTGTAACATCGGGATTTGGCATGCGCATGCATCCAATACTCAAAAGGTATATACACCATGATGGCATTGACCTTCGAGCCGCCTACGGCACCCCAATTCGAGCCGCAGCCGATGGGATTGTGAAATTTAGCGGAGTCTGTGGGGGATATGGCAAGACAGTAATTATTTATCACGGCGGAAACATTGATACTCTTTATGCGCACTGCAGTCGTCTCGCCGTGTCGGTTAATCAAAAAGTAAAACAAGGGCAAATAATAGGGTATGTAGGTAGTACAGGGCTTAGTACCGGTCCGCATTTGCATTTTGAATTTAGGGTAAACGGAACGCCTAAAAAACCACCATTCTAG
- a CDS encoding Ig-like domain-containing protein encodes MDRACYRITFSIVFFLLITATILFAQNSTESDLPTIVITSPKNGAVISGSKVQVLAEFRSNDKQQVSSIKVYLDGKFISERTFNPPVSKGSAGFLWDTVRTKDGSHRLDIQIFAAEQYLAMATCVVTVSNKSKEMDTEPPQVVVLGPAEGQTVSGKVRIEVQARDNSGQPPYVTISIDKVVKAMRNFPPYTYEWDTTEVPNGPHTIEVKAIDNFDNRRDSKPIRVIVKNPSKVAPVVAPSTRTLPTSSPKKSDATKEPVVKVSSVIEEYKRTTPVVAEVVHEKLNGEKNSSIAPDAQGTSKVQIVKSSVAGAIESIRNEPGVDVQAPDNKAKTDTVQTKQEIMTEYIVKEGDSLIRIANEFGVPVAKLISLNDIKDPSLIRIGDRLRIPQPQGEVLMVPIRPVFEAVRGTIVWDGESKTVRALSPEYDITLQLGSAEAIVNFQPVIMEKEALVQDGRIMVPASFIKKTLGMGEYIREG; translated from the coding sequence ATGGATAGAGCGTGTTATAGAATCACCTTCAGCATCGTCTTTTTCCTTTTAATTACTGCGACTATTTTATTTGCACAAAACAGCACCGAATCGGACCTTCCTACAATTGTTATTACTTCACCTAAAAACGGCGCAGTGATATCTGGCAGTAAAGTTCAGGTTTTGGCAGAGTTCCGTTCGAATGATAAGCAACAGGTTTCATCCATAAAAGTCTATTTGGATGGCAAATTCATTTCGGAGAGAACTTTCAATCCACCCGTTTCAAAAGGTAGTGCCGGTTTTCTTTGGGATACAGTTCGCACCAAAGACGGCAGCCACAGGTTGGATATTCAGATATTCGCTGCCGAGCAGTATCTGGCGATGGCAACGTGCGTTGTGACGGTATCCAATAAGTCAAAAGAGATGGATACCGAGCCGCCTCAAGTGGTTGTGCTTGGTCCTGCCGAAGGTCAGACGGTTTCGGGGAAGGTGAGAATAGAGGTACAGGCCCGCGACAATAGCGGCCAACCACCATATGTAACAATCTCGATTGACAAAGTAGTCAAGGCAATGAGGAACTTCCCGCCGTATACTTACGAGTGGGATACTACTGAGGTGCCAAACGGTCCGCATACAATCGAAGTCAAGGCAATTGACAACTTCGATAATCGTCGGGACTCAAAGCCGATTCGAGTAATAGTGAAGAATCCTTCAAAAGTTGCTCCGGTGGTAGCGCCGTCTACTCGCACGCTTCCCACGAGTTCGCCCAAGAAGTCGGATGCTACCAAAGAACCCGTAGTTAAGGTGAGTTCGGTCATCGAGGAGTATAAACGAACAACGCCGGTTGTTGCGGAGGTTGTGCATGAGAAGCTTAATGGTGAGAAAAACTCATCTATAGCCCCCGATGCGCAAGGCACATCCAAAGTGCAGATTGTTAAGTCATCGGTTGCCGGTGCGATTGAATCTATTCGCAATGAGCCTGGCGTTGATGTTCAAGCACCTGATAACAAGGCAAAGACAGATACCGTCCAAACTAAGCAAGAGATTATGACGGAGTATATAGTAAAAGAAGGCGATAGCTTGATTCGTATCGCCAATGAGTTTGGCGTGCCAGTCGCAAAGCTTATTAGTCTAAATGATATAAAAGACCCAAGCCTCATCAGAATCGGCGATAGGCTTCGGATACCCCAACCTCAAGGTGAGGTTTTGATGGTTCCAATAAGGCCTGTCTTCGAGGCTGTCAGAGGAACAATCGTATGGGATGGCGAGTCCAAGACAGTTCGGGCACTCTCTCCAGAGTACGATATTACCCTGCAACTTGGAAGTGCAGAAGCGATAGTTAACTTTCAGCCAGTAATAATGGAAAAGGAAGCGCTTGTCCAAGATGGCCGCATCATGGTCCCCGCTTCCTTTATAAAGAAAACTCTGGGAATGGGTGAATATATAAGGGAAGGTTAG
- a CDS encoding Gfo/Idh/MocA family oxidoreductase, translating into MLRVCTIGMGPIGNLHADIYKSDELAELVGVCDIIPERAKAAGERLGVPWYTDDQEMLDACRPDVCSITTGGYEYCSDHYEPAMLALKSGSHILCEKPICNDLARAEEMVRTAKELNLCFGINFNHRFTPAARLAKQWIDEGRLGDLLFANMALWIGRQGEFDSPYFHIKALNPHSVDMMRYYCGEIVRVQCFAMKAPGRKIWSTASINMQFENGAVGHLTSSYDIARGHPMERCEVAGVKGRFVLEDMWREVTLYPAGELIKQVYTNPIFGGYRDFNDTFRDRIHRFLQQVSEGASPDEIDGSGADGLAAQRVIHAAIRSLETGCVVEVSEV; encoded by the coding sequence ATGTTGCGCGTCTGTACCATTGGCATGGGACCGATTGGAAACCTCCATGCGGACATATATAAAAGCGATGAACTTGCCGAATTGGTGGGCGTCTGTGACATTATCCCCGAACGAGCAAAGGCGGCAGGTGAACGTCTGGGTGTTCCATGGTACACCGATGACCAGGAAATGCTTGATGCATGCCGACCGGATGTGTGCAGTATAACAACAGGCGGATATGAGTACTGCAGCGACCATTATGAACCTGCAATGCTCGCTTTGAAGTCGGGCAGTCATATACTCTGCGAGAAGCCAATCTGCAATGATTTAGCAAGAGCAGAAGAAATGGTTCGAACCGCAAAGGAGCTGAATCTTTGCTTTGGCATTAACTTCAACCACCGCTTCACTCCAGCCGCTCGTCTTGCGAAGCAGTGGATAGATGAGGGCCGTCTGGGGGATCTCCTTTTCGCTAATATGGCGCTGTGGATTGGTAGACAGGGAGAGTTTGATTCGCCTTATTTCCACATAAAAGCATTAAATCCGCATTCGGTTGATATGATGCGCTACTATTGCGGTGAGATTGTTCGCGTGCAGTGCTTTGCGATGAAAGCGCCTGGCAGAAAAATTTGGTCAACTGCTTCGATTAACATGCAGTTCGAAAACGGTGCAGTTGGCCACCTAACAAGCAGCTACGATATTGCTCGTGGCCACCCAATGGAGCGGTGCGAGGTTGCCGGCGTAAAGGGGCGTTTTGTTCTGGAAGATATGTGGCGGGAGGTAACGCTCTATCCTGCTGGTGAGCTTATCAAGCAAGTCTATACAAACCCGATTTTTGGCGGATACCGCGATTTTAACGACACATTCAGAGACCGCATTCACCGGTTTTTGCAGCAGGTTTCTGAAGGAGCATCGCCTGATGAGATTGATGGCTCTGGCGCCGATGGACTAGCCGCCCAGAGGGTTATCCATGCCGCGATTAGATCTCTGGAGACGGGTTGTGTGGTTGAAGTTAGCGAGGTATAA
- a CDS encoding glycosidase, translating into MELERYEGNPVLTPTERWWENKAVFNCAAARSNGTVHIIYRAIGEDGVSRFGYAASKNGLDVIERHTMPIYESVGDELERLGVEDPRITRIDDTYYITYTGVSVYPCCEVHPSAIHTVPWRCRVGLLSTTDFKTFKKHGCILPDMDNKDVVLFPEKIKGKYVMLHRIFPNIWIAYSEDLIHWHDHKVLMHVQPGSWDCDRIGAGAPPIKTEYGWLNFYHGVDHKRNYRLGILLLDLEDPSKVIGRSAEPVLSPEKDYEKVGLVPNVVFTCGAISMNGRYYVYYGGADKVIGVATMDKKDLTKIRLEKVT; encoded by the coding sequence ATGGAGCTAGAGCGTTACGAAGGTAATCCCGTACTTACACCCACCGAGCGCTGGTGGGAGAATAAAGCAGTCTTTAATTGTGCAGCCGCAAGATCGAATGGAACTGTCCATATTATCTATCGGGCAATCGGAGAGGATGGTGTGTCTCGTTTTGGCTATGCCGCAAGCAAAAATGGCTTAGACGTGATAGAGCGTCACACCATGCCAATTTACGAATCTGTCGGCGATGAGCTTGAGCGGTTAGGAGTTGAGGATCCTCGGATTACCCGCATAGATGATACCTACTACATTACCTACACAGGCGTTTCGGTTTATCCCTGTTGTGAGGTTCATCCGTCTGCTATTCACACGGTGCCTTGGCGCTGTCGGGTGGGTCTCTTATCAACCACCGATTTTAAGACCTTCAAAAAGCATGGCTGTATCTTGCCTGATATGGACAACAAAGATGTTGTGTTGTTCCCTGAAAAAATAAAAGGCAAGTACGTAATGCTACACCGAATCTTTCCTAATATTTGGATTGCATATTCCGAAGACCTAATCCACTGGCATGACCATAAAGTGCTTATGCATGTTCAACCCGGTTCGTGGGACTGCGATCGCATTGGCGCTGGTGCACCGCCTATCAAGACCGAGTATGGCTGGCTGAATTTCTACCATGGCGTTGACCACAAACGGAATTATCGGCTCGGAATACTGCTTCTAGACCTAGAAGACCCTTCTAAGGTCATAGGTAGGTCTGCTGAACCTGTCCTTAGCCCTGAAAAGGATTATGAGAAAGTTGGGTTAGTTCCGAATGTTGTTTTTACGTGCGGCGCAATTTCGATGAATGGCCGGTATTATGTTTACTACGGCGGTGCCGACAAGGTAATTGGTGTAGCTACGATGGATAAAAAGGATCTAACCAAAATTAGGTTAGAAAAAGTTACCTAG
- a CDS encoding SpoIIE family protein phosphatase, with protein MTEETMESRTRLQTVLDTIPSGIIIVEGPEQRVTYMNKHAQEFFQVPPEIGMPLPAYAVANKLMHPDGRPYLVSELPMSRALNKGETVYNDELVIETPSGKRNYLLLSAAPLRDQEGKVIGVVASTENITPLVEAREALKQAYERERRISETLQRAFFSEIPEKTDSLRIVSAYKAALEEAAIGGDFYDVFKPSPNIVAIAIGDVSGKGVEAAVHTALAKYSLRAYAYQDPSPSFVMESLNNAVYHQISKEAFITLFYGIADLNEGTIRFVTAGHEPPLLINDKVEELALTGTAIGIAEHEKYEECKIPFRSGSLLLYTDGVTEARGKYGFFGRDRLKEFALSHKHEEPSAFVNSLLEEINKWCDGHLKDDVALLYVKA; from the coding sequence ATGACCGAAGAGACCATGGAAAGCAGGACTCGCCTGCAGACCGTTCTTGACACAATTCCATCGGGAATAATTATCGTCGAAGGACCTGAGCAACGGGTAACATATATGAACAAACATGCTCAAGAGTTCTTCCAAGTCCCCCCAGAGATTGGAATGCCCCTACCTGCTTATGCAGTTGCAAATAAACTAATGCATCCAGATGGCAGGCCTTATCTCGTAAGCGAACTTCCGATGAGTCGTGCGCTAAATAAAGGCGAAACTGTCTACAATGACGAGCTAGTAATTGAAACACCCTCAGGCAAACGAAACTACCTGCTTTTAAGCGCGGCACCGCTCCGCGACCAAGAAGGAAAAGTTATTGGTGTAGTAGCATCCACCGAAAATATAACGCCGTTAGTAGAAGCCAGAGAAGCACTTAAACAAGCGTATGAGAGAGAACGGCGAATCTCTGAAACCCTTCAGAGGGCTTTCTTTTCGGAAATACCGGAGAAGACAGATTCACTTCGCATTGTCAGCGCATATAAGGCGGCTTTAGAAGAAGCCGCAATTGGTGGAGACTTCTATGACGTATTCAAGCCATCCCCCAACATTGTCGCAATAGCCATCGGTGACGTGTCGGGGAAAGGAGTCGAAGCCGCTGTGCATACGGCATTGGCAAAATACTCGCTAAGAGCTTATGCTTATCAAGACCCATCGCCGTCTTTTGTCATGGAAAGCCTGAATAACGCTGTCTACCACCAAATATCCAAGGAGGCGTTCATAACCTTATTTTACGGGATAGCAGATTTAAACGAAGGCACAATTCGCTTTGTAACAGCTGGGCACGAACCACCGCTTTTAATTAACGATAAAGTCGAAGAATTAGCACTCACTGGAACTGCTATTGGAATTGCCGAGCACGAGAAATACGAGGAATGCAAAATACCGTTTAGAAGCGGCAGTCTACTGCTCTACACGGATGGCGTTACAGAGGCAAGAGGAAAATACGGCTTTTTTGGGCGAGACAGGCTCAAAGAATTTGCCTTATCCCACAAACACGAAGAACCCTCGGCATTTGTGAACTCACTGCTTGAAGAAATCAACAAATGGTGCGACGGGCACTTAAAAGACGACGTGGCACTGCTATACGTGAAAGCCTAG
- a CDS encoding sulfatase yields the protein MKKTNLILFGIDSLRADHMSLYGYPRLTTPHIDKFAAGGAVFEKCYSPHIPTTPGYASMFTGMDVFGTDVVALRHQGGLGSHLKTLAEILGENGYNTTCVGFSGNPASRGFQKYLDFPGWGSWEEGRSHKAENLNNVAIPELKRLAAEDKPFFLFLRHMDPHAPYLPPRPFERIFYDGNEYDPNNKSLEPVMKFKPFCDFFASWFPPGCTDKDYIIAQYDGAIAYMDACIANIFATIEHLGIKEDTLVVIDADHGETLYDHECWFDHHGLYDCTLHIPLVFVFPRKVPAGKRFSDYVQMKDIAPTILDLLEIETDINFDGRSLVPLFEGKPREQEPEFYITEATWMRKHGWRTPEWKLIHALEPDFHFKPEIELYNLIKDPEENFNIAEQEPEIVRMLEARMQEWIKKREQETGRRNPIFTNLNWHGHGAPFKSSEEAYNTLYIGSPKAAEALQARELQRQRGQEKL from the coding sequence ATGAAAAAAACGAATCTTATTCTATTTGGAATTGACAGCTTGCGCGCAGACCACATGAGTTTGTATGGCTATCCTAGGCTAACAACTCCGCATATAGATAAGTTTGCGGCAGGCGGAGCTGTTTTTGAGAAGTGTTACAGCCCGCACATCCCGACAACACCGGGATATGCCTCAATGTTTACTGGCATGGATGTATTCGGTACTGACGTTGTAGCTTTGAGGCATCAAGGGGGCCTTGGCAGCCATCTGAAAACGTTGGCTGAGATTCTGGGGGAGAATGGATACAACACAACTTGTGTAGGATTTAGCGGCAATCCTGCGTCTAGAGGATTTCAGAAGTATTTGGATTTCCCTGGCTGGGGTTCCTGGGAGGAAGGCAGAAGCCATAAAGCAGAGAACTTAAACAATGTTGCTATTCCGGAACTCAAACGTCTTGCGGCAGAGGATAAGCCTTTCTTTCTTTTCTTGAGGCACATGGACCCACACGCCCCATATTTGCCGCCTCGCCCCTTCGAAAGAATATTCTACGATGGAAACGAGTATGACCCAAACAATAAGTCCCTTGAACCAGTAATGAAGTTCAAGCCGTTTTGCGACTTCTTTGCAAGCTGGTTTCCGCCGGGATGCACAGATAAAGACTACATCATTGCCCAGTATGACGGCGCAATTGCTTATATGGACGCATGCATTGCGAACATATTTGCTACGATTGAGCACCTGGGGATAAAGGAAGATACACTTGTTGTAATAGACGCAGACCACGGCGAAACTCTGTATGACCATGAGTGTTGGTTTGACCATCATGGACTTTACGACTGCACGTTGCACATTCCGCTGGTGTTCGTTTTCCCGCGCAAAGTTCCAGCCGGAAAGCGCTTTTCTGATTATGTTCAAATGAAAGATATCGCTCCGACGATTTTAGATTTGTTGGAGATAGAAACCGACATTAATTTTGACGGAAGGAGTCTAGTTCCGCTTTTCGAAGGCAAACCTCGCGAACAAGAGCCCGAGTTTTATATCACAGAGGCTACATGGATGAGAAAACATGGATGGCGGACACCGGAATGGAAGCTAATCCATGCCCTTGAGCCCGATTTTCACTTCAAGCCAGAGATTGAGCTGTATAACCTAATAAAGGATCCCGAAGAAAACTTTAACATTGCTGAACAAGAGCCGGAGATTGTGCGAATGCTTGAGGCGCGAATGCAGGAATGGATTAAAAAGCGAGAGCAGGAGACAGGCAGAAGGAATCCAATCTTCACGAACTTGAATTGGCATGGCCACGGAGCGCCATTTAAATCCAGCGAGGAGGCTTACAATACCCTGTACATAGGTTCACCTAAAGCGGCTGAGGCGCTTCAGGCTAGGGAGCTTCAGCGGCAAAGGGGTCAAGAAAAGCTGTAA
- a CDS encoding GNAT family N-acetyltransferase — protein sequence MEIQPIAENNVTKVWEIYQRNVAECDKLPLELFKYKVLGDPNYSQELSLAAFESDKPVAFMDAVVRTLDDNRVGFLKAWATETEYRGKGIATALLNRVEKRFQELGVQKVEAGWARPHYFTPGIDANAYTPAIAFLLRRGFTRTKISYNMDLALENRTFADKTLEKRIAEQGITVRRLDSTEKEAFLAWIAEDGWSQGWQHQVGFACDLKPPTVFVAEREERYLGFAAYDAVRPGWFGPMGTSQSLRGCGIGGALFLRCMDDMREKGYPICHICAVGPLYFYWKVAGAVVSRIFWIMEKNL from the coding sequence ATGGAAATTCAGCCCATTGCGGAAAATAATGTAACCAAAGTATGGGAAATCTATCAGCGGAACGTTGCCGAGTGCGATAAACTGCCTCTTGAGCTGTTCAAATATAAGGTTCTAGGTGACCCGAACTATAGCCAGGAGCTTTCCCTAGCGGCTTTTGAATCCGATAAGCCAGTTGCATTTATGGACGCAGTAGTTCGAACTTTGGATGATAATCGTGTGGGCTTCTTGAAGGCTTGGGCGACGGAAACCGAATATCGAGGAAAGGGAATTGCCACAGCGCTTTTAAACAGGGTAGAAAAACGGTTCCAGGAGCTCGGGGTTCAAAAAGTAGAAGCAGGGTGGGCAAGGCCACATTATTTTACCCCTGGTATAGATGCAAATGCGTATACTCCTGCGATAGCTTTTCTTTTGCGGCGGGGGTTTACGCGAACGAAAATTAGCTACAACATGGATTTGGCTCTTGAAAATCGGACCTTTGCAGATAAGACGCTTGAAAAACGGATTGCCGAGCAAGGCATTACTGTGCGGCGATTAGATTCAACCGAAAAAGAAGCTTTTCTTGCTTGGATAGCTGAAGATGGATGGTCGCAAGGCTGGCAGCACCAAGTTGGTTTTGCGTGTGATTTAAAGCCGCCGACCGTCTTTGTCGCCGAGCGCGAGGAAAGATATCTAGGATTTGCCGCCTATGATGCTGTGCGGCCAGGATGGTTTGGGCCAATGGGAACATCGCAGTCCCTGAGGGGATGTGGAATTGGAGGGGCCCTTTTCCTGCGGTGCATGGATGACATGAGGGAGAAGGGATATCCTATATGCCATATTTGCGCCGTTGGGCCCCTTTATTTCTATTGGAAAGTCGCTGGGGCAGTTGTTTCTAGGATATTCTGGATTATGGAGAAAAACCTATAG
- the ftsX gene encoding permease-like cell division protein FtsX, whose translation MSLRSLEFAVREAFVSIWRNGLMSIASVTTISLSLAVLGGFALLVLWLNGVAKSLSEELEICVFMKFRATPQEIAQVHDYLSQMQHVKAFTHIPAAQVWEQAKQSYKGYIDLTGIPNVSLGDEFIIKLDNAKHTSSVANEIAQLKGVDEVLAPRKEAKEIVRFSNFVEILGASASGVLLIITAFIISNAIRLTVFARRREIRIMQLVGATNWFIRLPFLLEGIILGAIGAAIACGIVLGGAFYVTKVVTRMWPLLERYPGNIEPSQLLGGMVGLGCCIGLVGSFMSIRKFLKT comes from the coding sequence ATGAGCTTGCGAAGTCTTGAGTTTGCCGTCCGCGAGGCATTTGTAAGCATTTGGCGGAACGGCTTAATGTCTATAGCATCAGTTACTACTATTAGCCTGTCACTCGCGGTGCTTGGCGGCTTCGCGCTCCTTGTGCTCTGGCTCAACGGCGTTGCCAAGTCGCTTTCGGAGGAGCTAGAAATATGCGTTTTTATGAAGTTTCGCGCCACCCCGCAGGAAATAGCCCAAGTACATGATTATCTTTCACAAATGCAACACGTAAAAGCATTTACGCACATACCCGCAGCGCAGGTTTGGGAACAAGCTAAGCAAAGTTACAAGGGCTACATTGACTTAACCGGCATTCCAAACGTCAGTCTTGGCGATGAGTTTATCATAAAGCTCGATAATGCAAAACACACTTCTTCCGTTGCTAACGAGATAGCGCAATTGAAAGGCGTAGACGAGGTTCTCGCACCTAGAAAAGAAGCCAAAGAAATTGTTCGGTTTTCGAACTTCGTTGAGATATTAGGTGCATCCGCTAGCGGCGTGCTTTTGATAATAACAGCATTTATAATCAGCAATGCAATTCGCCTAACTGTTTTCGCTAGGCGGCGCGAAATAAGAATCATGCAGCTTGTAGGGGCAACCAACTGGTTCATTCGCCTACCTTTTCTACTTGAAGGAATAATCCTAGGAGCAATTGGCGCCGCCATTGCATGCGGCATTGTATTGGGCGGAGCATTTTATGTAACCAAGGTTGTTACTCGCATGTGGCCCCTATTGGAGCGTTATCCAGGAAACATCGAACCATCTCAGCTTCTGGGCGGCATGGTTGGTCTAGGCTGTTGCATAGGGCTTGTAGGGAGCTTCATGTCCATAAGAAAGTTCCTAAAAACATAA